From the genome of Leptotrichia sp. HSP-342:
AGAAAAAACATTGGCTTTTTAAGATTTTTATATTTATTTCCAGCAAGAGTTTTTATATTTCTAATATCGTTAATCATTGTCTGCACCCCCTAAATTTCCTTATTTTCCATTAAATCATTATCGGTATATAAATTCCACAAATGCCAGTATTCTGACTTGTTTTGCAGAAGCTCCTTGTGAGTACCTTGCTCGGTAATACGTCCTTTATTCATTACAACGATATTATCGGCATTTTTTATTGTGTAAAGCCTGTGAGCAATTATAATGGCAGTTTTCCCTTTTAGTAAAGTACGTAAAGCCTCCTGAATTTTGGCTTCGTTTTCAATGTCGGAGTAGGAAGTAACTTCGTCTAGCACAATAATTGGGGCATTTTTTAAAATGGCACGAGCTATTGAAATTCTCTGTTTTTCTCCACCACTTAATTTAATTCCGCCTTCACCAATCACAGTTTCATATTTTTGAGGCAAAGACATTATAAAATCGTGAATTTGTGCCTTTTTTGCAGCATTTTCCACTTCTTCCAGCGAATAGTCCTTTCCCATTCTTATATTCTCAAAAATAGTATCGTGAAGCATAAACGTATCCTGAAAAACAAACGAAACATTGTCAGCCAATCCTGTGTAAGTAAAATCCTTAATATCAGTTCCATCAATTGTTATTTTTCCGCTATTTATATCCCAGAATCTTCCAAGTAGAAGTCCTATCGTTGTTTTTCCTGAGCCAGAAGGCCCTACAAGTGCGGTTGAAGTTCCAGCCTTTATTTCCAAGGAAAAATCATTTATAACATTTTTATTTTTATATGCGAAATTTACATTTTTATATTTTATATAACCTGAAAAATTAGAAGGAAAATTTACACTTCCAGATTTTTGCTCCTGTTCCCCATTGATTTCCATAATTTTCCCTAATCCTTTAGTTAATGCGGAAAGATGGTGTGCCAAGTCAAATAATGACTTTAATGAGCTTAAAAAAATTGTACTCATTAAAATAAATAAAATGTACGCAGATACTGAAATTTGATTATAAAACAGCATAAGTCCGCCAACAGGAATAATGAAAAGCAACCCCGAATCAGTCAGACAGAGAAAAATCGAGTAAAACGGTACACTTAGTTCTGTAAGCTCAATCCAGTAATCCGCATATTCCTGAGTAATATCCCGATAATCCTTGAAGGATTTAGCAGTAAGATTAAACGCTTTCATAACATTCATTGCATTTATGTATTCCATAATAGTAGCGTTTAAGTTTGCAAGAAGAGTATAATAATGTTCTACACGACTTCCATAACTTTGAAACATTTTCCCTTGTGCCATTATGCTCAAAATAATTGGAATAAATAAAACAAGTGTCAATTTCCAGTTAAAGTAAATCATAATCCCCAAAAATATTATCGGAGTTACAAGTGCCGATGACAAATCTGGAATCTGATGTGCAATAAAAAGTTCCAATTTTTCTATATCCTCATTAATAATCTTTTTTAGTTTTCCAGACATATTTTTCTTAAAAAATCCCATATTCAGCTTTGACAAATGCTCAATCAAATCAATTCGAATTTCGTACAAAATCGAAAAAGCTGCAATATGTGAAAAAACACCTGATAAAATTTGCATAATTATTTTTACAATTATAAAAAATATCGCAATAAATACACAGAACTTTATTTTCAAATAATCAATATTTGTTTTAAAAAGTTCTAGAACAATCTGATACACAAGAAGATAAGGCACAGCAGACAATATTGTACCGATTATACTGAATATTGCTGAAAAAATCAGCTTTATCCTATGTTTACCAGATAGACTTAGCAAGTATTTCAATTCTTTCATAATAACTCCTCCATTCATTTGTTTATAAAGGACTTTCTTTTAACAGAATTTTACTTGAAAATCATTTTAGTTGAATTAATAAATTTAGAAATGTCGTGATTTTTGGAATAAAAACGATAGTTTCCTCTTTTTTTCTAATTAAGAGAAAAAACTAAAAAATATAATAAAAATTTTTATTAACAAAGAATTACTAAATTTAAATGAAAACCATAATCTAAAGACTGAAAAAAAAATTAAAATTTTTCAAAAGTATAGATTCCTAGTCTGTTATTAACAATATAGAAGAACGGAATAAATAATTTTTTCCATCCAGGAAGATGTAATTTCATTTCATCAGTAAAATTAATAAGTCCAGTTTGCTTTAATTTTGGATTTAATTTTACAACTTCACTTCCATCCTTTACTCCCCATTTAAAAGTTGCGTTCATATTTTTTAGTACATCGTGATGTTTTGTCGCTTTTACTGTTCCTTTGTAAAGCAAGTCAAACTGAGCTTCAAAAGAATCAAAACTGTCAGTCAGCATTTCCAAAAACTCTTTAATCTGTTTTTCCTCAAAATACATGAGAACACCTTCTGAAATAATAAGAAGATTTTTACCATTTAATTCAATTTCCTTAGTCCAACTAGAATCAAATGCCGATTTTGGAATGTCAGTAACCCTTTCGCTAGGCTCAAAGAATAATTTTCTTTCTTCAATAACTTCAGGCAAGTCAAGGTTATACCATCGTATTTTTCCGTTGTCAATTCTTAAAAATCGTGTATCAAGACCGCTTCCTATGGATACAATTACACAATCTGGATACTTTTCCATAAATTTTTTTACTTGATTGTCCATGACTTTTGCACGTGACAGAATTCCATAGTATGAAGCCCAGGCCTTTTCAAATTTTGAAAAATTATAATCCAGCTGCGAAAAAATCTCGAAAGATTTTTTGTCATTTAAAATTGGATTTTTGCTTTTAGCATCTTTTGCACGTGTATATAACGTAACAAGCATAGTTTCTGAAACATTGTCAAGTTTTATTCCCATAACATGTTCCTCCTTATCATAAAAATTTTGATTATCAAACTATCTAATAGAATTATACCCGCATTTATTCAAAATGCAAGTTTTATTTAAAAAATAAAAATAGCTATTAAACTGTTAAAATCATATAAATTTGGTATTTGAGACCAATAATTATAATCGTAAGCCTATTTATATAAAGGAAAATTGATTGAAAAATAGCCTGAATTATGTTAAAATTAGTTGTATTTTTATTGAGGGAAATTGATAAATTTGGAGATTTATAAATGGTTAAAAGTAAAGACAGATTCTTTAATTTTGATATTTTAAAATGCATTGCAATTAGTATGGTTTTATTTATTCATATCGTTGCAAGCGAGTTATATAATTATGGTAAAATATCTGGAAACAGATGGATGATGGCAAATATTGCAGATTCACTTAGCAGAATGTGCGTGCCGATATTTATTATGGTTAGTGGATTTTTTCTGTTGAGAAAAGATGAGGATGTGAAAATATTTTTTAAAAAAAGATTTGCAAAAATCCTGCCTAAGTTTTTTGTATATTCTGTTATTTTTTTTATATTTACAATAATTTTTAAAGATGTTAAAGATAATGAATTATTTTCAGTTTTTTTTAGAAAATCAACTTATAAGACTATAATTTCGATTTTTTTCCAGAAAGAAAGTTATAATAATTTTTTTTCAAACTTTTTTCAAGGGAAAATTTATTATCATTTGTGGTATATTTATATGATATTGTCGCTTTATTTGATAACTCCATTTTTACGAAAAGTTGTAGCAAAAGTTGATAAAAAAAATATTAATTATCTGGTTTTTGTGTGGATAATATTTATGATTTTAGTACCATTTCTAAATGTGATTTTTAAGAAAAATATAAAAGTATATTCTCCAGCTGGGCAATATGTCGGTTACTTCTTAATTGGCTATTTACTTGCAGAAAAGCCTTTGAATATGAAAAAATGGAAAAAATATACAGGTTTTTTAATAGCAGTGTCACTAACTGTCTTTTTAACATATATATTTACAAAATCAAGTGGAAAATTTTTTGACTATTTTTACGATTATCACTCAGTTAGTGTATTTGTAGCCACAGTTTTTCTTTATGATTATATTGTAAATATTTTTGATGGAGAAAAAGTTTTAGGCAAAGTAAAAGGAATTATAAAGCCTGTATCAGCAAAAACTTATGATATTTATTTAATTCATCCGATTTTTTTATTTTTTTGCGAAAGAATATTAAAGTCCAGAATGAATTATTTTTTATATATAATTATTACGTTTTTAATAGTATTTTTACTATCATTTTTTACAAGTGAAATATTAGATAGAATATATAATTTTTTAGCTGGAATGAATAAATGGAGGGAGAAATATGGCAGAAAAAAAGACTAGAAATAGAAAGCCTTTGCCAATAGGGGTGTCCGATTTTAAGGAAATTATAGAAAATAATTATTATTATATTGATAAAACAAAGCTAATTGAAGATATTTTACACTACAGAGCAAAAGTAAACTTATTCACACGTCCAAGAAGATTTGGAAAAACCCTTAATATGTCAATGATTAAATATTTTTTTGATATAGAAAATAAAGAAGAAAACCGAAAATTATTTGAAGGATTAAGTATTTCTGAAAGTGAACACATGCAGGAGCAGGGGCAATATCCTGTTATATATATAAGTTTTAGGAACATGGAAGAAGTTAGCTGGAAAAACTGTCTGAGTCAGATAAGAGATTTAATAAGAAATATTTATATAGAATTTAAGTATATAAGAAAAAAATTGGATGAATTTGATTTGATGGATTTTAACGATATTTGTTTTAATAATGAAAATTCAAATTGGAAAGGCTCATTGAAAGCGTTGACAAAATATTTGTATGAATATTATGGGAAAAAAGCTGTTGTGTTAATAGATGAATATGATACGCCGATAATTCAGGCTTATCAGGAGGGATATTATAAACAGGCAATTTCTTTTTTTAAGAAGTTTTATGGAGATGCAATGAAAGATAATGAATATTTACAGTTTGGAATTATGACTGGAATATTGAGAATTGCAAAAGAAGGAATTTTTTCAGGATTAAATAATTTGAAAGTAAATAATATCTTTAGTGAAAAATATTCAGAGTATTATGGACTTACTGAAAATGAAGTTGTTGAGGCTGTGAAATATTATGGGCTGGAATATGAGATGGAAGATGTAAGGGAGTGGTATGACGGTTATCAGTTTGGAGAAACTGAAATTTATAATCCTTGGTCGATTATTAACTTTTTGGATGAAAAAAAATTACATCCCTATTGGATAGGCGTTTCAGGAAACAAGACAATATATGATTTGTT
Proteins encoded in this window:
- a CDS encoding ABC transporter ATP-binding protein, which encodes MKELKYLLSLSGKHRIKLIFSAIFSIIGTILSAVPYLLVYQIVLELFKTNIDYLKIKFCVFIAIFFIIVKIIMQILSGVFSHIAAFSILYEIRIDLIEHLSKLNMGFFKKNMSGKLKKIINEDIEKLELFIAHQIPDLSSALVTPIIFLGIMIYFNWKLTLVLFIPIILSIMAQGKMFQSYGSRVEHYYTLLANLNATIMEYINAMNVMKAFNLTAKSFKDYRDITQEYADYWIELTELSVPFYSIFLCLTDSGLLFIIPVGGLMLFYNQISVSAYILFILMSTIFLSSLKSLFDLAHHLSALTKGLGKIMEINGEQEQKSGSVNFPSNFSGYIKYKNVNFAYKNKNVINDFSLEIKAGTSTALVGPSGSGKTTIGLLLGRFWDINSGKITIDGTDIKDFTYTGLADNVSFVFQDTFMLHDTIFENIRMGKDYSLEEVENAAKKAQIHDFIMSLPQKYETVIGEGGIKLSGGEKQRISIARAILKNAPIIVLDEVTSYSDIENEAKIQEALRTLLKGKTAIIIAHRLYTIKNADNIVVMNKGRITEQGTHKELLQNKSEYWHLWNLYTDNDLMENKEI
- a CDS encoding class I SAM-dependent methyltransferase; protein product: MGIKLDNVSETMLVTLYTRAKDAKSKNPILNDKKSFEIFSQLDYNFSKFEKAWASYYGILSRAKVMDNQVKKFMEKYPDCVIVSIGSGLDTRFLRIDNGKIRWYNLDLPEVIEERKLFFEPSERVTDIPKSAFDSSWTKEIELNGKNLLIISEGVLMYFEEKQIKEFLEMLTDSFDSFEAQFDLLYKGTVKATKHHDVLKNMNATFKWGVKDGSEVVKLNPKLKQTGLINFTDEMKLHLPGWKKLFIPFFYIVNNRLGIYTFEKF
- a CDS encoding acyltransferase yields the protein MVKSKDRFFNFDILKCIAISMVLFIHIVASELYNYGKISGNRWMMANIADSLSRMCVPIFIMVSGFFLLRKDEDVKIFFKKRFAKILPKFFVYSVIFFIFTIIFKDVKDNELFSVFFRKSTYKTIISIFFQKESYNNFFSNFFQGKIYYHLWYIYMILSLYLITPFLRKVVAKVDKKNINYLVFVWIIFMILVPFLNVIFKKNIKVYSPAGQYVGYFLIGYLLAEKPLNMKKWKKYTGFLIAVSLTVFLTYIFTKSSGKFFDYFYDYHSVSVFVATVFLYDYIVNIFDGEKVLGKVKGIIKPVSAKTYDIYLIHPIFLFFCERILKSRMNYFLYIIITFLIVFLLSFFTSEILDRIYNFLAGMNKWREKYGRKKD
- a CDS encoding AAA family ATPase, which translates into the protein MAEKKTRNRKPLPIGVSDFKEIIENNYYYIDKTKLIEDILHYRAKVNLFTRPRRFGKTLNMSMIKYFFDIENKEENRKLFEGLSISESEHMQEQGQYPVIYISFRNMEEVSWKNCLSQIRDLIRNIYIEFKYIRKKLDEFDLMDFNDICFNNENSNWKGSLKALTKYLYEYYGKKAVVLIDEYDTPIIQAYQEGYYKQAISFFKKFYGDAMKDNEYLQFGIMTGILRIAKEGIFSGLNNLKVNNIFSEKYSEYYGLTENEVVEAVKYYGLEYEMEDVREWYDGYQFGETEIYNPWSIINFLDEKKLHPYWIGVSGNKTIYDLLGKTDKKVIEDLEKLFVGKTVYKAINEYMEYVFNASDIWELFLYSGYLTTDGEKKGELYPLRLPNKEIQTFFRKIFIDRFVGNYTQFSNIVENLKNGKIEEFAKGLQDEILSSLSYFDMEKDEKYYKIFLIGIFIILANDYIRLSERKSGYGRADLVLEPKNKINPAYIFEFKAVNNENELENYAKTGFEQIKEKEYDVELRNRGIDKIVCVGLAFYRKKLKMKYEIMK